From Chloracidobacterium thermophilum B:
CTTCAGCGCCCGCTCGACCGATTCCTTGGCGGAGCGATACAGCTTGCTCTTGGTCATCTTGTAGCCTTTGGCCAGTTTGAGAATCTTCTTCCGGCGCTGTAATCGTTTGTTCCCACGTTTTACACGAGGCATGGTATTTTTGACTCCTCAATACGCACAAACTTCAGAAAAGCCTGTTCCTTGCAGCTATCCTTCCGCCCGGCCGATACTTCCGGCTGGATTGCACGCTGCCGCCCAATGGGCCGCAGCGGCTGTCTCCTGACACCTCTTACCGATTGCCGTAGGGCAGCATCCGGCGCACGGTTGGCTCATCGGCTGGTGAAACGTAGGTGTCCAGGTCAAGATGACGCCGGCGTTTCGGAGATTTCTTGGTCAGAAGGTGACGGCAGTGTGAGTGCCCACGCTTGAACTTTCCGTTGGCCGTTGAGCGAAAACGCTTGACGGCACCCTTGTGTGTTTTCAGCTTCGGCATTTGC
This genomic window contains:
- the rpmI gene encoding 50S ribosomal protein L35; this translates as MPKLKTHKGAVKRFRSTANGKFKRGHSHCRHLLTKKSPKRRRHLDLDTYVSPADEPTVRRMLPYGNR